Proteins from one Bradyrhizobium roseum genomic window:
- a CDS encoding alpha/beta fold hydrolase, with protein MDFIEANGAGLRCELSGSGERTLVLVHEMGGSLESWDDVAPRFATSRKVLRYDTRGAGLSQKVRGELTLDTMADDIAALLDHFGIKGQVALAGVAVGGAIALQFAARYPARTSAVAVGSPATGIAAERRAPALERLARIEAAGMGVAVEDSMLNGYAPELRGDLKRFERFRSRWLGNDPSSYATIWRMLAAAEMQDELAGITCPVLVIGGSLDRVRPPALAEAVAKTIPGARYVEIRTGHYMSVQTPDLLSDTIDEFLTSAGA; from the coding sequence ATGGATTTCATCGAAGCCAATGGCGCGGGTCTGCGCTGCGAGCTGAGCGGCTCGGGCGAGCGCACGCTGGTGCTGGTGCACGAAATGGGCGGCTCGCTGGAAAGCTGGGACGATGTCGCGCCGCGGTTTGCCACATCGCGAAAAGTGCTGCGCTACGACACCCGCGGCGCCGGGCTGTCGCAGAAAGTGCGCGGCGAACTCACCCTCGACACCATGGCCGACGACATCGCCGCCCTGCTCGATCATTTCGGCATCAAAGGGCAGGTCGCGCTGGCAGGCGTCGCCGTGGGCGGCGCCATCGCGCTGCAGTTTGCGGCCCGCTATCCGGCGCGCACCAGCGCCGTCGCGGTCGGCAGCCCGGCCACCGGCATCGCCGCCGAGCGCCGCGCCCCGGCGCTGGAACGGCTGGCGCGGATCGAAGCCGCCGGCATGGGGGTCGCGGTCGAGGATTCGATGCTGAACGGCTATGCGCCGGAGCTGCGCGGCGACCTCAAGCGGTTCGAACGATTCCGGTCCCGGTGGCTCGGCAACGATCCCTCTAGCTACGCCACGATCTGGCGCATGCTGGCGGCGGCCGAAATGCAGGACGAACTGGCTGGCATCACCTGTCCGGTGCTGGTGATCGGCGGCAGCCTCGACCGCGTGCGGCCGCCGGCGCTGGCGGAAGCCGTCGCCAAAACCATTCCGGGCGCGCGCTACGTCGAAATCCGCACCGGGCATTACATGTCGGTGCAAACCCCCGACCTGCTCTCCGACACCATCGACGAATTTTTGACATCGGCCGGCGCCTGA
- a CDS encoding NAD(P)H-dependent flavin oxidoreductase, with translation MQGMDMPISTPLTARLGIQHPILSAPMDFIAGARLTAAVSAAGGFGILGGGYGDKAWLEQETTKLADVQNPFGIGFITWSLAKQPALLDIALHVQPRAIMLSFGDPAPFAPRIKSSGALLICQVQDEDMAQQALDAGADILIAQGTEAGGHGASRTTLDIVPAIVDLAAGRVPVVAAGGIGDGRGLAAMMMLGASGVLLGTRFYASQECDGPEEAKRRICAATSGNSVRGIIFDLSRNNVWPAPFTGRCLINDHARRWMGREVELMQNVGAVAAEYAAARAAGNFDIAAVIAGEAVGLIHDIPPAAEIVDRIVTEAGQILNGRRNSVAA, from the coding sequence ATGCAGGGAATGGACATGCCGATATCCACGCCATTGACCGCCCGTCTGGGCATCCAGCATCCGATCCTCTCGGCGCCGATGGATTTCATTGCTGGCGCGCGTCTTACCGCGGCCGTCAGCGCGGCCGGCGGTTTCGGTATTCTGGGCGGCGGCTATGGCGACAAGGCGTGGCTTGAGCAGGAAACGACAAAACTTGCCGACGTACAAAACCCCTTCGGCATCGGTTTCATCACCTGGAGCCTGGCCAAACAGCCGGCGCTGCTGGACATCGCGCTTCACGTGCAGCCGCGCGCGATCATGCTGTCGTTCGGTGATCCCGCGCCGTTCGCGCCGCGGATCAAATCATCCGGCGCGCTGCTGATCTGCCAGGTGCAGGACGAGGACATGGCGCAACAGGCGCTCGATGCCGGCGCCGACATCCTGATTGCGCAGGGCACCGAGGCCGGCGGCCACGGCGCGTCGCGCACCACGCTTGACATCGTGCCGGCGATCGTCGATCTCGCCGCCGGCCGGGTGCCGGTGGTTGCTGCCGGCGGCATCGGCGACGGCCGCGGGCTGGCGGCGATGATGATGCTGGGCGCCTCCGGCGTGCTGCTCGGCACGCGCTTTTACGCCAGCCAGGAATGCGACGGCCCAGAGGAAGCCAAGCGGCGCATCTGCGCGGCGACCAGCGGCAACAGCGTCCGCGGCATCATCTTCGATCTCTCGCGTAACAATGTCTGGCCGGCGCCGTTCACCGGCCGCTGCCTGATCAACGATCACGCGCGGCGCTGGATGGGGCGCGAGGTCGAACTAATGCAGAATGTCGGGGCGGTCGCGGCCGAATATGCGGCGGCGAGGGCGGCGGGCAATTTCGATATCGCCGCCGTCATCGCCGGCGAAGCCGTCGGGCTGATCCATGATATCCCGCCGGCAGCCGAAATCGTCGACCGGATCGTCACCGAGGCCGGCCAGATCTTGAACGGGCGGCGAAATTCCGTCGCTGCCTAA
- the gatB gene encoding Asp-tRNA(Asn)/Glu-tRNA(Gln) amidotransferase subunit GatB has translation MNAPINSGKLIKGQTGDWEVVIGMEIHAQVTSNSKLFSGASTAFGGEPNTQVSLVDVAMPGMLPVINEECVRQAVRTGLGLNATINLRSVFDRKNYFYPDLAQGYQISQYKSPVVGEGEVIVDLDGGKTAAIGIERLHLEQDPGKMLHDQSPSQSFIDFNRSGVALMEIVSKPDIRDAEQAKAYVTKLRSIMRYLGTCDGDMEKGSLRADVNVSVRKPGGPLGTRCEIKNMNSITFIGQAIEYEARRQIEIIEDGGQIEQETRRFDPNKGETRSLRSKEEAHDYRYFPDPDLLPLEFTQAWVDGLKAELPELPDQKKVRFIEGLGLSPYDASVLVAERESAAFYETVLAGLADKARDGKLAANWVINELFGRLNKEGRDISASPVSAAQLAAIVGLIGEGTISGKIAKDLFEIVWTEGGDPRELVETRGMKQVTDLGAIEKVVDDIIAANPDKVAQAKAKPQLAGWFVGQVMKQSGGKANPQAVNDLLKAKLGI, from the coding sequence ATGAACGCACCAATCAACTCCGGCAAACTGATCAAGGGCCAGACCGGCGACTGGGAGGTCGTGATCGGCATGGAGATCCACGCCCAGGTCACCTCGAACTCAAAGCTGTTTTCCGGCGCTTCCACCGCGTTCGGCGGCGAGCCCAACACGCAGGTGTCGCTGGTCGATGTGGCAATGCCGGGCATGCTGCCCGTGATCAACGAGGAGTGCGTCCGCCAGGCGGTACGTACCGGTCTCGGGCTGAACGCAACAATCAATCTGCGCTCGGTGTTCGACCGCAAGAACTATTTCTACCCTGACCTCGCGCAGGGCTACCAGATCAGCCAATACAAGTCGCCCGTTGTCGGCGAGGGCGAGGTGATCGTCGATCTCGACGGCGGCAAAACGGCCGCCATAGGCATCGAGCGGCTGCATCTGGAGCAGGATCCCGGCAAGATGCTGCACGACCAGTCGCCGTCGCAGTCCTTCATCGATTTCAACCGCTCCGGCGTGGCGCTGATGGAGATCGTCTCGAAACCGGACATCCGCGACGCCGAGCAGGCCAAGGCCTATGTGACCAAGCTGCGCTCGATCATGCGCTACCTCGGCACCTGCGACGGCGACATGGAGAAGGGAAGCCTGCGCGCCGACGTCAACGTGTCGGTGCGCAAGCCCGGCGGGCCGCTCGGCACCCGCTGCGAGATCAAGAACATGAACTCGATCACCTTCATCGGCCAGGCGATCGAGTATGAAGCGCGGCGCCAGATCGAGATCATCGAGGACGGCGGGCAGATCGAGCAGGAGACGCGCCGTTTCGACCCCAACAAGGGCGAGACCCGCTCGCTGCGCTCCAAGGAAGAGGCGCACGATTATCGCTATTTCCCGGATCCGGACCTGCTGCCGCTCGAATTCACGCAAGCCTGGGTCGACGGGCTGAAGGCGGAACTGCCGGAATTGCCGGACCAGAAGAAGGTGCGCTTCATCGAGGGCCTTGGCCTGTCGCCCTATGACGCGTCCGTGCTGGTGGCCGAGCGCGAGAGCGCGGCGTTCTACGAAACCGTGCTCGCGGGCCTCGCCGACAAGGCGCGTGACGGCAAGCTCGCCGCCAACTGGGTGATCAACGAGCTGTTCGGCCGTCTCAATAAGGAAGGCCGCGACATTTCGGCCTCGCCGGTGTCGGCAGCGCAGCTGGCTGCTATCGTCGGCCTGATCGGCGAGGGCACGATCTCGGGCAAGATCGCGAAGGATCTGTTCGAGATCGTCTGGACCGAGGGCGGCGACCCGCGCGAGCTGGTCGAAACGCGCGGCATGAAGCAGGTCACGGATCTCGGCGCGATCGAAAAGGTCGTCGACGACATCATCGCGGCCAATCCGGACAAGGTCGCGCAGGCGAAAGCCAAGCCGCAACTCGCCGGGTGGTTCGTCGGCCAGGTGATGAAGCAATCCGGCGGCAAGGCCAACCCGCAAGCCGTCAACGATCTGCTGAAGGCGAAGCTCGGCATCTGA
- a CDS encoding peptidoglycan-binding domain-containing protein, translating into MRTLILALSILAIIDSAHFAAAGLSDTPRETAAPADTASTTSEATQQTEQQIGLTKAKRRNVQRRLTTLGFETKANGTFDEPTRAAISRWQEENGYPSTGFLNAGQHKAMTDAAKQAAKADRKDRRRAGNRTRYSRGGGGPIGVIGGAVRGVGGAVRGVGSAVGGIFR; encoded by the coding sequence ATGCGGACCTTGATCCTGGCATTGTCCATCCTGGCGATCATCGACAGCGCGCATTTCGCCGCGGCCGGCCTGAGCGACACGCCCCGGGAAACGGCGGCCCCCGCCGATACGGCAAGCACGACCAGCGAAGCGACCCAGCAGACCGAGCAACAGATCGGCCTCACCAAGGCCAAGCGTCGTAACGTGCAGCGTCGGCTGACGACGCTTGGGTTCGAGACGAAGGCCAACGGGACGTTCGATGAGCCGACGCGCGCGGCGATCTCGCGCTGGCAGGAGGAGAATGGCTACCCTTCGACCGGCTTCCTCAACGCCGGGCAGCACAAGGCGATGACGGACGCCGCGAAGCAGGCTGCCAAAGCCGACCGCAAGGATCGTCGCCGGGCCGGAAACCGCACCCGCTATTCGCGCGGTGGCGGCGGTCCGATCGGAGTAATCGGCGGTGCGGTGCGTGGCGTAGGGGGCGCGGTGCGCGGCGTCGGCAGCGCAGTCGGCGGAATATTCCGCTGA
- a CDS encoding SDR family NAD(P)-dependent oxidoreductase, with translation MASKGQSRAAFAQSYGPWALITGASDGIGRAMAREAAARGLHVVLVARRKERLEALAEEIRATHRVSARVMACDLGAPGAGAAVLAELVDLDLGLLAACAGFGTAGSALGIPMSDELAMIDVNCRAAYEMTRLCAERFARRKRGGIILMSSIVAFQGATNAANYAATKAYIQALAEGLRPDLARVGVDVIASAPGPVASGFAARARMDMGKAETPETVARETLDALGSRTTVRPGLMGKILGGSLSTMPRFGRTMVMGSIMKGMTKHHDR, from the coding sequence ATGGCGAGCAAGGGGCAATCCAGGGCAGCGTTCGCGCAAAGCTATGGCCCCTGGGCTTTGATCACGGGCGCATCGGACGGCATCGGTCGGGCCATGGCGCGCGAGGCCGCCGCCCGCGGCCTTCACGTCGTGTTGGTTGCGAGGCGGAAGGAACGCCTCGAAGCCTTGGCCGAGGAGATCAGGGCCACGCATCGCGTGTCGGCCCGGGTCATGGCCTGCGATCTCGGCGCGCCCGGCGCCGGGGCTGCCGTGCTGGCAGAGCTTGTCGATCTGGATCTCGGCCTTCTCGCGGCCTGCGCCGGCTTCGGAACGGCCGGCAGTGCGCTTGGCATCCCGATGTCCGACGAACTTGCGATGATCGACGTCAACTGCCGCGCCGCCTACGAGATGACGCGGCTGTGCGCCGAGCGCTTCGCGCGGCGCAAGCGCGGCGGTATCATCCTGATGAGCTCGATCGTCGCCTTTCAGGGCGCAACCAATGCGGCCAACTACGCCGCGACCAAGGCCTATATTCAGGCGCTGGCGGAGGGGCTGCGGCCCGACCTCGCGCGCGTCGGCGTCGACGTCATCGCCTCCGCGCCGGGGCCCGTCGCCAGCGGCTTCGCGGCTCGGGCGCGCATGGATATGGGGAAGGCTGAAACACCGGAGACTGTCGCGCGCGAGACCCTCGACGCGCTGGGAAGCAGGACGACCGTGCGCCCCGGACTGATGGGCAAGATCCTCGGCGGCTCGCTCTCCACGATGCCGCGCTTCGGGCGAACGATGGTGATGGGATCCATCATGAAAGGCATGACGAAACACCATGATCGCTGA
- the gatA gene encoding Asp-tRNA(Asn)/Glu-tRNA(Gln) amidotransferase subunit GatA, producing MTDLTSMTIAEAKAGLAAKSFTALELTDAHLAAIEAARSLNAFVLETPEKARDMARAIDAKIARGEGGPLAGIPLGIKDLFATKDVRTTACSKILGNFVPPYESTVTSQLWRDGAVMLGKLNNDEFAMGSANETSCFGPVVNPWRREGSNTALVPGGSSGGSASAVAALLCMGATATDTGGSIRQPAAFTATVGVKPTYGRCSRWGIVAFASSLDQAGPIARTTRDAAILMRSMAGHDAKDSTSVDIAVPDYEAAIGKSVKGMKIGIPKEYRLDGMPAEIEKLWSEGAAWLKAAGAELVDVSLPHTKYALPAYYIVAPAEASSNLARYDGVRYGLRVPGRNITEMYENTRAEGFGAEVRRRVMIGTYVLSAGYYDAYYIRAQKVRTLIKKDFEDCFAKGVSAILTPATPSAAFGIGEKGGADPVEMYLNDIFTVTVNMAGLPGIAVPAGKDSQGLPLGLQLIGRPFDEETLFSLGEVVEQAAGRFTPQRWW from the coding sequence ATGACCGACCTGACATCGATGACGATCGCCGAGGCCAAGGCCGGCCTCGCGGCTAAGTCTTTCACCGCGCTTGAACTGACGGATGCGCATCTGGCCGCCATCGAGGCGGCGCGGTCGCTCAACGCCTTCGTGCTGGAAACGCCGGAGAAGGCGAGGGACATGGCGCGCGCGATCGACGCGAAGATCGCCAGGGGCGAGGGCGGTCCGCTGGCCGGCATTCCGCTTGGGATCAAGGATCTGTTCGCCACCAAGGATGTCCGCACCACCGCGTGCTCAAAAATCCTCGGCAATTTCGTGCCGCCGTATGAGTCCACCGTCACTTCGCAGCTCTGGCGCGACGGTGCGGTGATGCTCGGCAAGCTCAACAACGACGAATTCGCGATGGGCTCGGCGAACGAGACCTCGTGCTTCGGCCCCGTGGTCAATCCGTGGCGGCGCGAGGGCTCCAACACCGCGCTTGTGCCGGGCGGCTCGTCCGGCGGCTCCGCCTCTGCCGTGGCCGCGCTGCTCTGCATGGGCGCGACCGCGACCGATACCGGCGGCTCGATCCGCCAGCCCGCGGCCTTCACCGCCACCGTCGGCGTCAAGCCGACCTACGGCCGCTGCTCGCGCTGGGGCATCGTCGCGTTTGCCTCCTCGCTCGACCAAGCCGGCCCGATCGCGCGCACCACCCGCGACGCCGCGATCCTGATGCGCTCGATGGCGGGTCACGATGCCAAGGATTCCACGTCGGTCGATATCGCCGTGCCGGACTACGAGGCGGCGATCGGAAAATCCGTCAAGGGCATGAAGATCGGCATCCCGAAAGAGTACCGCCTCGACGGCATGCCGGCGGAAATCGAGAAGCTTTGGAGCGAAGGCGCGGCCTGGCTGAAGGCCGCCGGCGCCGAACTGGTCGATGTGTCGCTGCCGCACACCAAATACGCGTTGCCGGCCTATTACATTGTCGCGCCCGCGGAGGCCTCCTCCAACCTCGCGCGCTACGACGGCGTACGTTACGGCCTGCGCGTACCCGGCCGCAACATCACCGAAATGTACGAGAACACACGCGCCGAGGGGTTTGGCGCCGAGGTGCGCCGCCGCGTCATGATCGGCACCTATGTGCTCTCGGCCGGCTATTACGACGCCTATTACATCCGCGCGCAAAAAGTCCGCACGCTGATCAAGAAGGATTTTGAGGACTGCTTTGCCAAGGGCGTCAGCGCGATCCTGACCCCGGCGACACCCTCGGCGGCGTTCGGCATCGGCGAAAAGGGCGGCGCCGATCCGGTCGAGATGTATCTCAACGACATCTTTACCGTGACGGTGAACATGGCCGGACTGCCCGGCATCGCGGTGCCGGCCGGCAAGGACAGCCAGGGCCTGCCGCTCGGGCTGCAGTTGATCGGCCGTCCGTTCGACGAGGAGACCTTGTTCTCGCTCGGCGAGGTGGTGGAGCAGGCGGCCGGGCGCTTTACGCCGCAGCGCTGGTGGTAG
- a CDS encoding SCP2 sterol-binding domain-containing protein — protein sequence MNVDPDGEAERPSFGPASEPPTIGSVATAQGAGRFGSGVLPSRALRDLALACGADDCGLVSVDDPLLAGEKPHIHRAFPAARTVLVLAGRMHREPVRSPARSVANMEFHTSGHDLDETARRIVRALEDQGVKALNPAMAFPMEMDDFPERGWIVSQKIVAEAAGLGRMGIHRSVIHPRYGSFVLFASVLIASDVDELSKPIDYNPCLSCKLCVAACPVGAIKPDGYFDFSACFTHNYQQFMGGFVNFVEDVASSRSTADYRQKQSYAETVSRWQSLAYGPNYNAAYCIAACPAGEDVIGPYLADKARHLKDVVDPLRAKGEPVYAVKDSDAADHVAKRFPHKRLRLVRSSARVTTVKSFLWGMKLSFQPGKAADLAATYHFAFTGREESEATVTIRDRKLSVVDGHVGKADLRVTADGAEWIRFLNKEVSLVRLLLTRKLRLKGSPRLLAAFGRCFPS from the coding sequence ATGAACGTCGACCCAGATGGCGAAGCGGAACGCCCCTCTTTCGGGCCTGCATCGGAGCCGCCGACGATCGGTTCGGTGGCGACGGCGCAAGGCGCTGGCCGGTTCGGAAGCGGCGTCCTTCCCTCTCGTGCTTTGCGTGATCTGGCGCTGGCATGCGGTGCTGACGATTGCGGGCTGGTCTCTGTCGACGATCCGCTTCTTGCAGGCGAGAAGCCGCATATCCATCGTGCCTTCCCTGCTGCGCGGACCGTCCTCGTGCTGGCTGGGCGCATGCACCGGGAGCCCGTGCGCTCGCCAGCGCGATCCGTGGCCAATATGGAGTTCCACACGTCCGGGCATGACCTCGACGAGACCGCCCGACGCATCGTGCGCGCGCTCGAAGACCAGGGCGTCAAAGCTCTCAACCCCGCCATGGCCTTCCCCATGGAGATGGACGACTTCCCGGAACGCGGCTGGATCGTATCGCAGAAGATCGTGGCGGAGGCTGCAGGCCTTGGCCGCATGGGCATCCACCGCAGCGTCATCCATCCTCGCTACGGCAGCTTCGTGCTGTTCGCCTCCGTCCTGATCGCTTCGGACGTCGACGAACTCTCCAAGCCTATCGATTACAATCCTTGCCTCTCATGCAAGCTCTGCGTCGCGGCCTGCCCCGTCGGCGCGATCAAGCCGGACGGCTATTTCGACTTCTCCGCCTGCTTCACGCACAACTATCAGCAGTTCATGGGCGGCTTCGTCAATTTCGTGGAGGACGTCGCCTCAAGCCGCTCGACCGCCGATTACCGACAGAAGCAGAGCTACGCCGAGACGGTGTCGCGCTGGCAAAGCCTCGCCTATGGCCCGAACTACAACGCCGCCTATTGCATCGCCGCCTGTCCCGCCGGCGAGGACGTGATCGGACCCTATCTCGCCGACAAGGCCCGGCACCTGAAGGATGTCGTCGATCCGCTGCGCGCCAAGGGCGAACCGGTCTATGCCGTCAAGGACAGCGACGCGGCGGATCATGTGGCGAAGCGCTTTCCCCACAAGCGGCTGCGTCTCGTGCGCTCCAGCGCCCGCGTCACCACGGTGAAGAGCTTCCTGTGGGGGATGAAGCTGAGCTTCCAGCCCGGCAAGGCGGCCGATCTCGCCGCGACCTACCACTTCGCTTTCACCGGACGAGAGGAGTCCGAAGCGACGGTGACGATCCGCGATCGCAAACTGTCCGTGGTCGACGGCCATGTCGGCAAGGCTGATCTACGGGTGACGGCCGACGGCGCTGAGTGGATCCGCTTCCTCAACAAAGAGGTGTCGCTTGTGAGACTGCTGCTGACACGCAAGCTGCGGCTCAAGGGGTCGCCGCGCCTTCTCGCCGCCTTCGGCCGGTGCTTTCCATCTTGA
- the gatC gene encoding Asp-tRNA(Asn)/Glu-tRNA(Gln) amidotransferase subunit GatC gives MSVDAATVRRIAHLARIAVTEAEVPHLQGELNAMLAFVEQLSEVNVDGVEPMTSVTPMEMKKRADVVNDGGIADAIVANAPETQNHFFLVPKVVE, from the coding sequence ATGTCCGTTGATGCCGCCACCGTCCGCCGTATCGCGCATCTGGCGCGAATCGCGGTCACCGAGGCAGAGGTTCCCCATCTGCAGGGCGAGCTGAACGCCATGCTTGCTTTCGTGGAGCAGCTTTCGGAAGTGAATGTCGACGGCGTCGAGCCGATGACCTCGGTGACCCCGATGGAAATGAAGAAGCGGGCCGACGTGGTCAATGATGGCGGGATTGCCGACGCCATCGTCGCCAACGCGCCGGAAACGCAAAATCATTTCTTCCTGGTGCCGAAGGTGGTCGAGTAA
- a CDS encoding NAD(P)H-dependent flavin oxidoreductase, which produces MWPDRRIIDLFKTEFPIVLAPMAGIMDADLVIAAAQGGALGSLPCAMITAEKAREQVNIIRQRVSAPVNMNFFCHTAVDADPAREAGWKARLGAYYKELGLDPAAPFAAANRAPFGEAMCAVVEELKPEVVSFHFGLPDAALVRRVKAAGSIVMSSATIVKEAVWLEQNGADVIIAQGAEAGGHRGMFLTDNIAQQPGTFALVPQVVDAVKVPVIAAGGIADGRGIAAAFALGAAGVQIGSAYLRCPESKVSAAGRVALGEASDDATFITNVMTGRPARGVPNRVMREVGPISPDAPAFPHAATALGPLKAAAEKLGKVDFTNLWAGQALRMGREMPAAELTRSLAGAALARLSALGG; this is translated from the coding sequence ATGTGGCCAGACCGCCGGATCATCGACCTCTTCAAGACCGAATTTCCGATCGTGCTGGCGCCGATGGCCGGCATCATGGACGCCGACCTCGTGATCGCGGCGGCACAGGGCGGGGCGCTGGGCTCGCTGCCCTGTGCGATGATCACGGCGGAGAAGGCACGCGAGCAGGTCAACATCATCCGCCAGCGCGTCTCCGCGCCGGTGAACATGAACTTCTTCTGCCACACGGCGGTCGATGCCGATCCCGCGCGCGAGGCGGGCTGGAAGGCGCGGCTCGGCGCCTACTACAAGGAGTTGGGGCTCGATCCCGCCGCGCCGTTTGCCGCCGCCAACCGCGCGCCGTTCGGTGAGGCGATGTGCGCGGTGGTGGAAGAACTGAAGCCGGAAGTGGTCAGTTTCCACTTCGGCTTGCCCGACGCGGCGCTGGTCCGGCGCGTCAAGGCCGCGGGATCAATCGTGATGTCGTCGGCGACCATCGTGAAGGAGGCGGTCTGGCTGGAGCAGAACGGCGCCGACGTCATCATCGCGCAGGGCGCGGAGGCCGGCGGTCACCGCGGCATGTTCCTGACCGACAACATCGCCCAGCAGCCCGGCACCTTTGCGCTGGTGCCGCAGGTGGTCGATGCGGTGAAGGTGCCGGTGATTGCGGCCGGCGGCATTGCCGACGGCCGCGGCATCGCGGCGGCGTTCGCGCTGGGTGCCGCCGGCGTGCAGATCGGCAGCGCCTATCTGCGCTGCCCCGAATCCAAGGTGAGTGCGGCGGGGCGGGTCGCGTTGGGAGAGGCGAGCGACGACGCCACCTTCATCACCAATGTCATGACCGGACGCCCGGCGCGCGGCGTTCCCAACCGCGTCATGCGCGAGGTCGGCCCGATCTCGCCGGACGCCCCGGCATTCCCGCACGCCGCCACCGCGCTCGGCCCGCTGAAGGCGGCGGCCGAAAAGCTCGGCAAGGTCGATTTCACCAACCTGTGGGCCGGTCAGGCGCTGCGGATGGGCCGCGAGATGCCGGCGGCCGAGCTGACGCGGTCGCTCGCGGGCGCCGCGCTGGCGCGGCTGTCTGCGCTGGGCGGGTAG
- a CDS encoding MBL fold metallo-hydrolase encodes MNQPAAQIPGVYHRKIGDIVVTTISDGYLDGTLDVMRNVDLDKAKQILTDAFRPARRTSVNTFLIHSKGRTALVDTGSGNYMAPTAGFVQRNLVASGIDPKSIDTVLLTHMHPDHSAGLTDMTNGQLLFPNAELVMHENELPHWFDDGAMAKADERSAKLFFQAGREQVAPYKKQTRLFREGEVFPGVTAVPSHGHTPGHTAYLIASGNDQLMIWGDTVHVPEVQTAFPEAGMAFDTDLAAAAAARKRMFDRVSADGVLIAGMHLHFPAFSRLARRGDAYALVPEAWVHAL; translated from the coding sequence ATGAACCAACCGGCCGCGCAAATTCCCGGCGTCTATCACCGCAAAATCGGCGACATCGTCGTCACCACCATCAGCGACGGCTATCTCGACGGCACGCTCGACGTGATGCGCAATGTCGATCTCGACAAGGCCAAGCAGATTTTGACGGATGCGTTCCGGCCGGCGCGGCGGACCAGCGTCAACACGTTTCTGATCCATTCCAAAGGACGCACCGCCCTCGTCGATACCGGATCGGGCAACTACATGGCGCCCACGGCCGGCTTTGTTCAGCGCAACCTGGTCGCATCAGGGATCGATCCGAAGTCGATCGATACGGTGCTGCTGACCCATATGCACCCGGACCACTCGGCCGGCCTCACCGACATGACCAACGGGCAGCTGCTGTTTCCAAATGCGGAACTGGTGATGCACGAGAACGAGCTGCCGCACTGGTTCGACGACGGCGCGATGGCCAAGGCCGACGAGCGGTCCGCAAAACTGTTTTTCCAGGCCGGCCGCGAGCAGGTCGCGCCTTACAAGAAGCAGACGCGACTGTTCCGGGAGGGCGAAGTGTTTCCCGGCGTCACCGCCGTGCCAAGCCACGGCCATACGCCGGGCCACACCGCGTATCTGATCGCCTCAGGCAACGACCAGTTGATGATCTGGGGCGACACGGTGCACGTGCCGGAAGTGCAGACCGCGTTCCCCGAAGCCGGCATGGCCTTCGACACGGATCTCGCCGCCGCCGCCGCGGCGCGAAAGCGGATGTTCGACCGCGTCTCCGCCGACGGCGTCCTGATCGCAGGGATGCATCTGCATTTCCCGGCATTCTCGCGGCTGGCCCGGCGCGGCGACGCCTACGCGCTGGTTCCGGAGGCCTGGGTTCACGCGCTGTGA